DNA sequence from the Melitaea cinxia chromosome 25, ilMelCinx1.1, whole genome shotgun sequence genome:
acattcGTAAGGTAAATAAAACTTCCTGCGAATTCAGAATCTGAAAATTTGGTATgaagcacagataaaggaaaaattaggGAAAGCATAAATTTCGTtacattatgtaataaaaatatttttttataattttatttgtacaaaactctcggtgcgcgagtccgacttgCAACTTGGCCGGTTGTTTTTGTACTTTGTGTACtaggtgaaccgattttgatgattcttttcaTAATTGACCTAAAGCTGGTACTTGTTAAAATTATAGTCCTATTTGAATCGAATCGAAATCTGacgattacttttttaatttaattattatctatagtAACGGGTATTTAATTCAGAGTTTTACTGGCTACTTacatcgtattacttgtcgatgtaattgtgaAGTCGGTATTTTCGTATTcgaacaaatacaaataattaatttacagtgTTACAAATATATTCGCCTTCGATTTAATTTCacagaatatttaataaagacaTATTAATTTCAATACCAAAATAGTCtataattaatctataatagttataattaatCTTAGCATTCTTCGTCGTCATCGCAAGGTGTAGTCTGTGTCCGACCTCTCTTAGAATACTTCGTGCCTTTCGGTGATTTTGTTGACcctataatacaaaatatgttaCAGACATTGTCGTAGAATATTAAAAGTCATATAATAGTGGGATACAAACgagacaaaaaattaaaccaCATGTGCTATATACGAATATACGAACATTTTTTcgaatttcatttaataattttatcataaaatatgaattaaaaataaaaataaataaataaaaaatttatgaaaaatagcAATTTATTTCATAAGTATTAAAATCGTAGATACGGTGTAAGTCATTCGTGATCAAAAGTAAATGTTCTTGAAATAGTATAGTATACGACGCCTTGGCGTAGCGGTCaatgcactggctgttgcgctggcggtcgcgggttcgattcccgctcacgatagatatttatatcggccgtataaatgtttgtcgtgttctgggcgttgtgcttgtgtattgtgtttcctgACCCTCAACagaggagaaaatcctactgggggccgttgaatgtgaagcgtttattaattaattaataatagcgATCTAAAAATAGTGTGTCGTGGATCAAGCACAGGCAGACACAAACGATGACAAACTTTCTTTCTAATCTGTGTGGCTCATACAGAGATTTTGTCATGTACACACAGTTTCTGTAACCAACGTTTTGTCAAACTGCAATGAAATTCGGTAAGGATATAAGCGGAACCCCATATCAGGCTACTTTTTGAAGTTTGCTCCATAagaagtaaaatctactgaacgaatgacctcgttacgtttttgttaacgccatcttaACAAATCACACCATTACATTCCTACCTTCCTTACCTATTTACAATTTggtatggtattaatcttttccTTGGAGTTGACACACTCACTTCTTTTATCTATTTCCACGGAAACGAATGTTATCCGGGTCCATAAGATGCAattgtagtaaaataattttaccgtCAAATGTAGACACTTGGACGCAAGGCGGTCGGAATATACGTGCTTGTCGTAGTAAAGTACTTGTGTTACTAATGTCCAAACGCCAATTGTGGAAAAGATCTCGAATACCGCGTTTCAAATTGCCGAATGTGTGTTTTCTTTCTAAAAATCAGTAAAATCTTAATTAAACTGGTCGTGTAGGGAACTAtggttatataatattgaaCGAGTTATATTTAGGTCTGTCCCTAcggaataattaaaaaaaaatctttacaatttgcgttacgtaatacttgaacgCACCCATAGCGaaagtttaataatttccttaaaGATTAAAAGGGCTAcacaaatgtattattatatttactagtggtcgcccagtagtCGAAATTTAACCATTATTCAGTTAAATTACAAGTTTGAATAtaattaaggttctgttgtcaaagactatacaatctataataataaacaaaagagtatatatacatgtgtgtcaaatacacggtaatgtgtatgtaatgtttttttttttattgaattaatatatttttatgcatagttttaaaaaaatatcagcattctgcactcctttatataaactataagtgtgcaaaatctCATACTcgtccgtccgcgcaatttttgtaaaaaggtgtacaaatttttatttcacgtattaatatatagattatattctTACCTTTTATAACAACGTTTAACAACATGTTTATAGACACAACGTCCCATTGGAACAGTCTCAGTTGCAAATTACTGATTTGGTACAATATCGAGTAGACGTCGTCGCGACTGTATGCCGATGTATTTACACTTAGCAGCTGAATAaatctagaaaaaaaatgtagcataGCTCAGCGGCGTAGCGAGGGGTGGGCAATGGGGGGCATCATGCCTCGAGTGCTATTCACAAGGGGGCGCCAAATGTTcctcaaaacaaaaaattgctggacatattatatggttttcgaatgcgGGAGGGGTGTTAAAAAGATACTGTAGGCGTACtgggcgcgagttaagctcgctacgtcactgtgATAGCTATCAGCACGAATACTGAATTACgagcataaaataattattttatattgaattgcATTGAAACAGTTGTTCTAGCGAAACAGCCTCTACTGGACCTTTGCCTCTTTTATTGAGAAGATATAGATAATAGGAGAAGAAAACCTTATTGTTCCACTGCAAAAAAGTAATCGAAAAACTgtgcaatttttaaaattactaaatcaACCTAGACTTTACTAATAATGACTAAAGAAATTGGCTTGGCTTTATATTTACCTTAAAACAGTTTGATCTTTTTGAGACAACCTCTTTGGATGTGTTATATCAACTTTAACACCACTTAAGACTGGTGTGATTGTGTCTTGACAGTGCAACCATTCCAACTTTTGTTGCAACATTTCTGTATTGTACAATCGTCTGTAGAAGATCTCTATGGGTTTTTTAACGCT
Encoded proteins:
- the LOC123666051 gene encoding uncharacterized protein LOC123666051, which encodes MSIPNPKKASITTITAYQQEDVTLTLRFLWLQDTNLKLTSTTLSQKERIQILRQKLDEEIIKNRKTKDLYPIDIQDPIIEDYEYVENEKLPITPIMELDTKKKRLRKEKRVSVKKPIEIFYRRLYNTEMLQQKLEWLHCQDTITPVLSGVKVDITHPKRLSQKDQTVLRFIQLLSVNTSAYSRDDVYSILYQISNLQLRLFQWDVVSINMLLNVVIKERKHTFGNLKRGIRDLFHNWRLDISNTSTLLRQARIFRPPCVQVSTFDGSTKSPKGTKYSKRGRTQTTPCDDDEEC